The Hyalangium gracile genome includes a window with the following:
- the hutH gene encoding histidine ammonia-lyase has product MSLPRMLIDGDTLKLEEILQVARHAVTVELAPEAATRVRASRALVDRVAAGDAPSYGINTGFGTLAEVRIDKKDLRELQRNLILSHAAGVGTPLPLPEARALLLLRCNVLAKGFSGIRPETLQLALEMLNRDVVPVVPERGSVGASGDLAPLAHLALVFIGEGEAYYQGERLPARQALERAGLQPVVLEAKEGLALVNGTQAMCAVGTLLQLRAEMLADLADVAGAMTLEGLLGSHKPFIPEIHDVRAHPGQKACAAHLRRLLAGSDLVETHVNCSKVQDPYSLRCMPQVHGAAREGLAFARRILDVEVNSATDNPLVFVDSERIVSGGNFHGQPVSLAMDVAAMALTQLSAISERRVEQLVNPSLSGLPPFLAKNSGLNSGFMIAQVTSAALVAESRVLSHPASVDSIPSSAGREDHVSMGMTAALKGRQVAEFTRSCLAIELLCAAQALDYRQPVKAGKGPQAAYELIRGKVPTMEKDRELHRDIAAVSALIDSGELLETVRAATA; this is encoded by the coding sequence ATGTCCCTGCCCCGCATGCTCATCGATGGAGACACCCTGAAGCTGGAGGAGATCCTCCAGGTGGCCCGCCACGCCGTCACCGTGGAGCTGGCCCCCGAGGCCGCCACGCGCGTCCGCGCCTCGCGGGCCCTGGTGGATCGGGTGGCCGCCGGGGATGCCCCGTCCTACGGCATCAACACGGGGTTTGGCACCCTGGCGGAGGTGCGCATCGACAAGAAGGACCTGCGCGAGTTGCAGCGCAACCTGATCCTGTCGCACGCGGCGGGGGTGGGCACGCCGCTGCCGCTGCCGGAGGCCCGGGCGCTGCTGCTGCTGCGGTGCAACGTGCTGGCGAAGGGGTTCTCGGGGATCCGGCCGGAGACGCTCCAGCTGGCGCTGGAGATGCTGAACCGGGACGTGGTGCCGGTGGTGCCCGAGCGGGGCAGCGTGGGGGCGTCGGGAGATCTGGCGCCGCTGGCGCACCTGGCGCTGGTGTTCATCGGCGAGGGCGAGGCGTACTACCAGGGCGAGCGGCTCCCGGCGCGGCAGGCGTTGGAGCGGGCGGGGCTGCAGCCGGTGGTGCTGGAGGCCAAGGAGGGCCTGGCGCTGGTGAACGGCACGCAGGCGATGTGCGCGGTGGGCACGCTGCTGCAACTGCGCGCGGAGATGCTGGCGGATCTGGCGGACGTGGCGGGGGCGATGACGCTGGAGGGGCTGCTGGGGAGCCACAAGCCCTTCATCCCGGAGATCCACGACGTGCGAGCCCACCCGGGCCAGAAGGCGTGCGCGGCGCACCTGCGGCGGCTGCTCGCGGGCAGCGATCTGGTGGAGACGCACGTGAACTGCAGCAAGGTGCAGGATCCGTACAGCCTGCGGTGCATGCCGCAGGTGCACGGGGCGGCGCGAGAGGGGCTGGCGTTCGCGCGGCGCATCCTCGATGTGGAGGTGAACAGCGCCACGGACAACCCGCTGGTGTTCGTGGACTCGGAGCGGATCGTCTCGGGCGGCAACTTCCACGGGCAGCCGGTGTCGCTGGCGATGGACGTGGCGGCGATGGCGCTGACGCAGCTGTCGGCGATCAGCGAGCGGCGGGTGGAGCAGCTGGTGAACCCGTCGTTGTCGGGGCTGCCGCCGTTCCTGGCGAAGAACTCGGGGTTGAACTCGGGGTTCATGATCGCGCAGGTGACGAGCGCGGCGCTGGTGGCGGAGTCGCGCGTGCTGAGCCATCCGGCGTCGGTGGACTCGATTCCGTCCTCGGCGGGCCGGGAGGACCACGTGTCGATGGGGATGACGGCGGCGCTCAAGGGGCGGCAGGTGGCGGAGTTCACGCGCTCGTGCCTGGCCATCGAGCTGTTGTGCGCGGCGCAGGCGCTGGACTACCGGCAGCCGGTGAAGGCGGGCAAGGGTCCGCAGGCGGCGTACGAGCTGATCCGCGGCAAGGTGCCCACGATGGAGAAGGATCGCGAGCTGCACCGGGACATCGCGGCGGTGAGCGCGCTCATCGACTCGGGCGAGCTGCTGGAGACGGTGCGCGCGGCCACCGCGTGA